A single region of the Brachypodium distachyon strain Bd21 chromosome 3, Brachypodium_distachyon_v3.0, whole genome shotgun sequence genome encodes:
- the LOC100836787 gene encoding glycerol-3-phosphate acyltransferase, chloroplastic, whose protein sequence is MQAPPLAALAGGAWASRRPAILAAPAGLRRSRRGALRLPAWRAAGGGRSPRVPAKGAVLASDMGADEVVGPSPLLASRSEQELVLRVKKEVEKGKLPADVAHNFQDLYYNYKNAVLQNGDPNAYEILLSNMTDLFDRVLLDVENPFTFQPYHKAIREPFDYFTFGQNYIRPLVDFRNSYVGNISVFDDMEKKLRQGHNVVLMSNHQTEADPAVIALSLERTNPWISENIVYVAGDRVLTDPLCKPFSMGRNLICVYSKKHMNDFPELIDMKRRANTRSLKEMALLLRGGSQIIWIAPSGGRDRPDPSTGEWHPAPFDASAVDNMRRLLEHSGVPGHIYPLSLLCYEIMPPPQQIEKEIGEQRVIAFHGVGLSGAEELKYGDVTAQTQNADEAREKFSETLYNSIVDQYNVLKSAIFRDRGAASANPAISLSQPWR, encoded by the exons ATGCAAgccccgccgctcgccgcgctcgccggagGCGCTTGGGCCTCCCGTCGACCCGCCATattggcggcgccggcggggctcCGCCGTTCCAGGCGCGGCGCCCTCCGCCTGCCCGCGTggagggcggccggaggcggtcGAAGCCCGCGGGTCCCGGCCAAGGGCGCCGTCCTCGCCTCCGACATGGGGGCCGACGAGGTCGTTGGACCCTCGCCCCTGCTGGCCTCGCGCAGCGAGCAAG AGCTTGTTCTACGTGTCAAAAAGGAAGTTGAGAAAGGGAAGTTGCCTGCAGATGTTGCTCACAACTTTCAAGACCTGTACTACAATTACAAGAACGCG GTGCTGCAAAATGGAGATCCAAATGCATATGAGATCTTGCTTTCGAACATGACGGACCTGTTTGATCGCGTTCTGTTGGATGTAGAG AATCCATTTACATTTCAACCTTATCACAAAGCCATCAGAGAACCATTCGACTATTTCACTTTCGGTCAGAACTACATTAGGCCACTGGTAGATTTTAG gAACTCTTACGTTGGTaatatttctgtttttgatgatatggagaagaagctccgtCAA GGTCATAACGTTGTTCTGATGTCTAACCATCAGACAGAAGCAGATCCAGCAGTTATTGCCTTGTCACTCGAAAGAACCAATCCGTGGATTAGCGAGAACATA GTTTATGTTGCTGGGGATAGGGTTCTTACTGATCCTCTTTGCAAGCCATTTAGCATGGGAAG AAACCTCATTTGTGTGTACTCAAAAAAGCATATGAATGATTTCCCTGAGCTAATTGATATGAAGAGGAGAGCAAATACTCGGAGTCTCAAGGAAATGGCTTTGCTTTTACG CGGCGGTTCACAGATAATTTGGATAGCTCCAAGTGGTGGTAGAGACCGTCCAGATCCTTCGACTGGGGAATGGCACCCG GCGCCATTTGATGCATCTGCAGTGGATAATATGAGGAGGCTTCTGGAGCACTCTGGCGTTCCTGGGCACATATATCCACTATCACTGCTATGCTACGAGATTATGCCTCCACCACAGCAG ATTGAGAAAGAGATTGGTGAGCAAAGGGTGATAGCCTTCCATGGAGTAGGCTTGTCAGGAGCTGAAGAATTGAAGTATGGGGATGTTACTGCTCAGACTCAGAATGCTGATGAG GCAAGGGAGAAATTCTCAGAGACGCTGTACAACTCAATTGTTGATCAATATAATGTGCTTAAGTCTGCTATCTTCAGAGACCGTGGAGCAGCTTCGGCAAACCCTGCCATCTCACTCTCACAACCATGGCGATGA
- the LOC100838314 gene encoding TOM1-like protein 1 — translation MSDNLMDKVNALGERLKISGAEVSRKMSTGVTSMSFKMKEFFQGQNMADKIVDEATPETMDGPDWATNLEICDMANTGKVNSVELIRAIKRRIMLKTPRVQYLALVLLETVVKNCEKAFSEIAAERVLDEMVKLIDDPQTIVNNRNKALMLIEAWGESGDELRYLPVYEETYKSLRSRGIRFPGRDDESLAPIFTPPRSVPAAEPYSDVAQDGYQEIPDESFAPVRVVPPPVQVNDAFEVARNSVELLSTVLSSSPQNEALEDDLTTTLVQQCQQCQYTIQRIVETAGDDESQLFEALSIHDELQKVLSKYEGLKEPVVAEPEPEPAMIPVTVEPEESPRAVSKDTPARKSAGSGGRSSGDDLLQDLDDMIFGKKGGTSSQQDRTPRKEERKDDFIGL, via the exons ATGAGTGACAATCTGATGGACAAGGTCAATGCATTGGGCGAGCGCCTCAAGATAAGTGGGGCAGAAGTTAGCCGCAAGATGTCGACTGGCGTGACCAGCATGAGTTTCAAGATGAAGGAATTTTTCCAAGGCCAGAATATGGCGGACAAGATTGTTGATGAAGCCACACCGGAGACCATGGATGGCCCTGATTGGGCCACCAATCTTGAGATATGCGATATGGCCAACACCGGGAAGGTCAACAGTGTTGAACTGATCCGTGCCATCAAGAGGCGAATCATGTTGAAGACCCCAAGGGTGCAGTATCTAGCTCTTGTCCTCCTTGAGACCGTCGTCAAAAACTGTGAGAAGGCTTTCTCTGAGATTGCTGCTGAGCGGGTCCTTGACGAGATGGTGAAACTTATTGATGATCCACAGACTATAGTCAACAACAGAAACAAGGCACTTATGCTTATTGAAGCATGGGGAGAGTCAGGAGATGAGCTCCGCTACCTTCCGGTTTATGAAGAAACTTACAAG AGCTTAAGATCTAGGGGAATTCGCTTCCCTGGCCGTGATGACGAGAGCCTTGCACCAATATTTACTCCTCCCCGGTCAGTACCTGCAGCTGAACCATATTCTGATGTAGCACAGGACGGGTATCAAGAAATTCCAGATGAAAGTTTTGCTCCAGTTCGTGTTGTCCCTCCTCCTGTGCAAGTCAACGATGCTTTTGAGGTGGCTCGTAATAGTGTTGAACTTCTTTCCACAGTGCTATCTTCCTCCCCACAAAATGAGGCTCTAGAG GATGACTTGACTACCACCCTGGTTCAGCAATGCCAACAGTGTCAGTACACAATCCAGAGAATCGTCGAGACGGCAGGTGATGACGAGTCTCAGCTCTTCGAAGCGTTGAGCATCCACGACGAACTCCAGAAGGTCCTCTCCAAGTATGAAGGGCTCAAGGAGCCCGTCGTCGCAGAGCCTGAGCCAGAACCAGCGATGATACCGGTTACCGTGGAGCCCGAGGAATCCCCCCGTGCCGTCAGTAAAGACACCCCTGCGAGGAAATCAGCCGGGTCCGGAGGTCGGTCTAGCGGGGACGACTTGCTCCAGGATCTCGACGACATGATCTTTGGTAAGAAAGGCGGCACCTCGTCTCAGCAGGACAGAACTCCCAGGAAGGAGGAGCGGAAGGACGATTTCATCGGTTTGTGA